In Cryptomeria japonica chromosome 10, Sugi_1.0, whole genome shotgun sequence, a genomic segment contains:
- the LOC131859563 gene encoding alcohol dehydrogenase 1-like isoform X2 has translation MLHSPQLHTAMEEPLDNSKGEVITCKAAVCWATGEALVMEEIQVAPPQALEVRIRIICTALCHTDVSFWSNRQDNTRYPRIFGHEAVGRVESVGDNVKDIEEGDLVIPVFMPHCTECVDCKSTESNMCARLESKIAGLMTIDNSARFSINGKPIYHFLGVSSFTEYTVVEADSVVKIDPMAAPDKVCLLSCGVTTGLGGVWKVGNVQKGSTVAVFGLGTVGMAVAEGARIRGASRIIGVDVKPEKFDIGKKFGVTEFVNPKDHEKPGDQVIKEMTGSGVDYSFECTGNKSVIVEAFKSTRNGWGTTVVTEIPIDFGELLGGKTIKGSLFGGMKAKTDLPLVVDMHMKKLDGFITHEISFPEISKAFELLTKGECLRCIMWMNRTLQ, from the exons ATGCTACACAGTCCACAATTACATACAGCCATGGAAGAACCACTTGACAACTCTAAGGGAGAAGTTATCACCTGCAAAG CTGCTGTGTGTTGGGCAACTGGTGAAGCTCTGGTGATGGAAGAAATTCAAGTGGCCCCGCCGCAGGCTCTGGAAGTTCGCATCAGAATCATATGCACTGCTCTGTGTCACACTGATGTCAGTTTTTGGAGTAATAGACAG GATAACACAAGGTATCCTCGAATTTTTGGCCACGAAGCAGTTGG AAGAGTGGAAAGTGTTGGGGACAATGTGAAGGATATTGAGGAGGGAGACCTGGTGATACCTGTGTTCATGCCGCATTGCACTGAGTGTGTGGATTGCAAGTCAACTGAAAGCAATATGTGTGCCAGATTAGAAAGTAAAATTGCAGGACTGATGACAATTGACAATAGCGCCAGATTCAGCATCAATGGGAAACCCATATACCATTTTTTGGGTGTTTCCAGCTTCACCGAATACACTGTTGTAGAAGCTGATTCTGTCGTCAAGATAGATCCAATGGCTGCCCCTGATAAAGTTTGTCTTCTTAGCTGTGGGGTCACAACAG GGTTAGGTGGGGTTTGGAAGGTGGGCAATGTACAGAAAGGCTCTACTGTGGCTGTCTTTGGTTTAGGAACTGTTGGCATGGCT GTTGCAGAAGGGGCAAGAATTAGAGGTGCATCTAGAATCATCGGTGTCGATGTGAAGCCTGAAAAGTTTGACATTG GAAAGAAATTCGGTGTTACAGAATTTGTGAATCCTAAAGACCATGAAAAACCTGGTGACCAG GTGATCAAAGAAATGACTGGAAGTGGGGTGGATTACAGCTTTGAATGCACAGGCAACAAGTCTGTCATTGTTGAAGCCTTCAAAAGCACTCGTAAT GGATGGGGTACAACAGTGGTTACAGAGATACCCATAGACTTTGGAGAATTGCTAGGCGGTAAGACCATAAAGGGATCATTATTTGGAGGAATGAAGGCAAAAACAGATCTGCCCCTAGTggtggacatgcatatgaaaaag CTAGATGGTTTCATTACTCATGAAATCTCATTTCCAGAGATCAGCAAGGCATTTGAGTTGTTGACAAAAGGAGAGTGTTTGAGATGCATCATGTGGATGAACAGGACATTGCAGTAG
- the LOC131859563 gene encoding alcohol dehydrogenase 1-like isoform X1, translating to MLHSPQLHTAMEEPLDNSKGEVITCKAAVCWATGEALVMEEIQVAPPQALEVRIRIICTALCHTDVSFWSNRQDNTRYPRIFGHEAVGRVESVGDNVKDIEEGDLVIPVFMPHCTECVDCKSTESNMCARLESKIAGLMTIDNSARFSINGKPIYHFLGVSSFTEYTVVEADSVVKIDPMAAPDKVCLLSCGVTTGLGGVWKVGNVQKGSTVAVFGLGTVGMAVAEGARIRGASRIIGVDVKPEKFDIGKKFGVTEFVNPKDHEKPGDQVIKEMTGSGVDYSFECTGNKSVIVEAFKSTRNGWGTTVVTEIPIDFGELLGGKTIKGSLFGGMKAKTDLPLVVDMHMKKELQLDGFITHEISFPEISKAFELLTKGECLRCIMWMNRTLQ from the exons ATGCTACACAGTCCACAATTACATACAGCCATGGAAGAACCACTTGACAACTCTAAGGGAGAAGTTATCACCTGCAAAG CTGCTGTGTGTTGGGCAACTGGTGAAGCTCTGGTGATGGAAGAAATTCAAGTGGCCCCGCCGCAGGCTCTGGAAGTTCGCATCAGAATCATATGCACTGCTCTGTGTCACACTGATGTCAGTTTTTGGAGTAATAGACAG GATAACACAAGGTATCCTCGAATTTTTGGCCACGAAGCAGTTGG AAGAGTGGAAAGTGTTGGGGACAATGTGAAGGATATTGAGGAGGGAGACCTGGTGATACCTGTGTTCATGCCGCATTGCACTGAGTGTGTGGATTGCAAGTCAACTGAAAGCAATATGTGTGCCAGATTAGAAAGTAAAATTGCAGGACTGATGACAATTGACAATAGCGCCAGATTCAGCATCAATGGGAAACCCATATACCATTTTTTGGGTGTTTCCAGCTTCACCGAATACACTGTTGTAGAAGCTGATTCTGTCGTCAAGATAGATCCAATGGCTGCCCCTGATAAAGTTTGTCTTCTTAGCTGTGGGGTCACAACAG GGTTAGGTGGGGTTTGGAAGGTGGGCAATGTACAGAAAGGCTCTACTGTGGCTGTCTTTGGTTTAGGAACTGTTGGCATGGCT GTTGCAGAAGGGGCAAGAATTAGAGGTGCATCTAGAATCATCGGTGTCGATGTGAAGCCTGAAAAGTTTGACATTG GAAAGAAATTCGGTGTTACAGAATTTGTGAATCCTAAAGACCATGAAAAACCTGGTGACCAG GTGATCAAAGAAATGACTGGAAGTGGGGTGGATTACAGCTTTGAATGCACAGGCAACAAGTCTGTCATTGTTGAAGCCTTCAAAAGCACTCGTAAT GGATGGGGTACAACAGTGGTTACAGAGATACCCATAGACTTTGGAGAATTGCTAGGCGGTAAGACCATAAAGGGATCATTATTTGGAGGAATGAAGGCAAAAACAGATCTGCCCCTAGTggtggacatgcatatgaaaaag GAGCTTCAGCTAGATGGTTTCATTACTCATGAAATCTCATTTCCAGAGATCAGCAAGGCATTTGAGTTGTTGACAAAAGGAGAGTGTTTGAGATGCATCATGTGGATGAACAGGACATTGCAGTAG
- the LOC131859563 gene encoding alcohol dehydrogenase-like 7 isoform X3, with amino-acid sequence MEEIQVAPPQALEVRIRIICTALCHTDVSFWSNRQDNTRYPRIFGHEAVGVESVGDNVKDIEEGDLVIPVFMPHCTECVDCKSTESNMCARLESKIAGLMTIDNSARFSINGKPIYHFLGVSSFTEYTVVEADSVVKIDPMAAPDKVCLLSCGVTTGLGGVWKVGNVQKGSTVAVFGLGTVGMAVAEGARIRGASRIIGVDVKPEKFDIGKKFGVTEFVNPKDHEKPGDQVIKEMTGSGVDYSFECTGNKSVIVEAFKSTRNGWGTTVVTEIPIDFGELLGGKTIKGSLFGGMKAKTDLPLVVDMHMKKELQLDGFITHEISFPEISKAFELLTKGECLRCIMWMNRTLQ; translated from the exons ATGGAAGAAATTCAAGTGGCCCCGCCGCAGGCTCTGGAAGTTCGCATCAGAATCATATGCACTGCTCTGTGTCACACTGATGTCAGTTTTTGGAGTAATAGACAG GATAACACAAGGTATCCTCGAATTTTTGGCCACGAAGCAGTTGG AGTGGAAAGTGTTGGGGACAATGTGAAGGATATTGAGGAGGGAGACCTGGTGATACCTGTGTTCATGCCGCATTGCACTGAGTGTGTGGATTGCAAGTCAACTGAAAGCAATATGTGTGCCAGATTAGAAAGTAAAATTGCAGGACTGATGACAATTGACAATAGCGCCAGATTCAGCATCAATGGGAAACCCATATACCATTTTTTGGGTGTTTCCAGCTTCACCGAATACACTGTTGTAGAAGCTGATTCTGTCGTCAAGATAGATCCAATGGCTGCCCCTGATAAAGTTTGTCTTCTTAGCTGTGGGGTCACAACAG GGTTAGGTGGGGTTTGGAAGGTGGGCAATGTACAGAAAGGCTCTACTGTGGCTGTCTTTGGTTTAGGAACTGTTGGCATGGCT GTTGCAGAAGGGGCAAGAATTAGAGGTGCATCTAGAATCATCGGTGTCGATGTGAAGCCTGAAAAGTTTGACATTG GAAAGAAATTCGGTGTTACAGAATTTGTGAATCCTAAAGACCATGAAAAACCTGGTGACCAG GTGATCAAAGAAATGACTGGAAGTGGGGTGGATTACAGCTTTGAATGCACAGGCAACAAGTCTGTCATTGTTGAAGCCTTCAAAAGCACTCGTAAT GGATGGGGTACAACAGTGGTTACAGAGATACCCATAGACTTTGGAGAATTGCTAGGCGGTAAGACCATAAAGGGATCATTATTTGGAGGAATGAAGGCAAAAACAGATCTGCCCCTAGTggtggacatgcatatgaaaaag GAGCTTCAGCTAGATGGTTTCATTACTCATGAAATCTCATTTCCAGAGATCAGCAAGGCATTTGAGTTGTTGACAAAAGGAGAGTGTTTGAGATGCATCATGTGGATGAACAGGACATTGCAGTAG